In the Mauremys mutica isolate MM-2020 ecotype Southern chromosome 13, ASM2049712v1, whole genome shotgun sequence genome, one interval contains:
- the LOC123347306 gene encoding olfactory receptor 13G1-like: MEPSNHTRVTEFIMQGLFDHPHHQGLFFGLFLCLYTAVVMGNSLIIAAIVFHPPLHTPMYFFIANLAVVDIFCTSSVLPKMMKNLMQEKKTISFDGCMAQLFAFTLSGGTELVLLTAMSYDRYVAICQPLRYVNLMTKRVCINLAVGVWAVSITNSLVHTLLMLRLDFCGSKLIQHFFCEIPPLLALSCSSIYFNEIMIFIANTFLAMGNFLLTTVSYSFIIITILKIQSFKGKQRAFSTCSSHLLVVTLFYSSIIYTYIRPNSSDSLAKDKIAAIMYTLVIPTMNPLIYTLRNKEVKVAFGKIFSFRKKS, translated from the coding sequence ATGGAACCCAGTAACCACACCAGGGTGACCGAGTTCATCATGCAGGGGCTCTTtgaccatcctcatcatcagggGCTGTTCTTTGGGCTATTCCTGTGCCTTTACACAGCCGTTGTCATGGGCAATTCCCTGATAATTGCAGCTATTGTCTTCCATCCAcctctccacacccccatgtacttcttcatTGCCAACTTGGCTGTGGTCGACATTTTCTGCACCTCCTCAGTTCTTCCCAAGATGATGAAAAACCTGATGCAGGAGAAGAAAACGATCTCTTTTGATGGCTGCATGGCCCAGCTCTTTGCTTTCACTTTGTCTGGGGGGACGGAGCTTGTGCTCCTCACGGCCATGTCATATGATCGGTATGTAGCCATCTGTCAGCCCTTGCGCTATGTCAACCTCATGACCAAGAGAGTTTGCATTAATTTAGCAGTTGGTGTCTGGGCTGTCAGTATTACCAATTCATTGGTGCACACACTGCTTATGCTGCGTCTGGATTTCTGTGGATCCAAACTCATTCAGCATTTCTTCTGTGAGATCCCTCCGTTACTGGCACTGTCCTGCAGCTCAATCTACTTCAATGAAATCATGATTTTCATTGCAAACACCTTCCTGGCAATGGGGAACTTCCTGCTGACCACCGTGTCATATAGcttcatcatcatcaccatcctGAAAATCCAGAGCTTCAAAGGGAAGCAGAGAGCCTTCTCCACTTGTTCTTCCCATCTGCTCGTGGTCACTTTGTTCTACTCTTCCATCATCTACACCTACATCCGGCCAAACTCCAGTGACTCTCTTGCTAAAGACAAGATAGCAGCCATAATGTACACCCTGGTTATTCCGACCATGAACCCTTTGATCTACACTCTACGTAATAAGGAGGTCAAAGTGGCCTTTGGGAAAATCTTTTCATTCAggaaaaaatcataa